Proteins encoded together in one Thiovulum sp. ES window:
- a CDS encoding riboflavin synthase, alpha subunit (PFAM: Lumazine binding domain~TIGRFAM: riboflavin synthase, alpha subunit) encodes MFTGLIREIGKVESFSNSLLKIRANYTPKIGDSIAVNGTCLTVVELWGGGFSVELSPETETHIAIENLSDEVHIEPAMIMGDRFEGHVVQGHVDTIGTVRRIKKNGNSTIFDIGIDKEKIALMMPKGSVAIDGVSLTVNRVLKDGIELTIIPHTIENTIFKNYKIGTRINVETDLFARYVARILNFKKEFSWEDIEQISAIY; translated from the coding sequence ATGTTTACTGGACTAATTAGAGAAATTGGAAAAGTGGAGAGTTTTTCTAACTCTCTGCTAAAAATCCGTGCAAATTACACTCCAAAAATTGGCGATAGTATCGCTGTAAATGGGACTTGCTTGACTGTTGTTGAGTTATGGGGCGGGGGTTTCTCCGTCGAGCTTTCACCAGAAACTGAAACTCACATTGCTATTGAAAATTTAAGCGATGAGGTTCATATTGAACCCGCAATGATTATGGGAGACCGTTTTGAAGGGCATGTTGTTCAGGGGCATGTTGATACTATTGGAACTGTTCGGCGAATTAAAAAAAATGGCAACAGCACAATTTTTGACATCGGAATTGATAAAGAGAAAATCGCTCTCATGATGCCAAAAGGTAGTGTCGCAATTGATGGTGTGAGTTTGACAGTTAATCGAGTTTTGAAAGATGGAATTGAATTGACAATTATTCCACACACAATCGAAAATACAATCTTTAAAAACTATAAAATTGGAACTAGAATTAATGTTGAAACCGATCTTTTCGCACGATATGTCGCCAGAATTTTAAACTTTAAAAAAGAGTTTTCTTGGGAAGATATAGAGCAAATTTCAGCGATATACTAA